A genomic region of Metopolophium dirhodum isolate CAU chromosome 1, ASM1992520v1, whole genome shotgun sequence contains the following coding sequences:
- the LOC132934642 gene encoding dynamin-1-like protein, with the protein MMESLIQIVNKLQDVFAVIGEHKIDLPQIVVVGSQSSGKTSVLESLVGKSFLPQGMGIVTRAPLILQMIRYSKADLEDMIKLTNNHNIKYWASFRHKPGKIYDNFNEVRFEIENRTNVLAGANKGITHEPIVLKVFTPSYDLTFVDLPGITKVHDEPENIDNQLQKLILKYVQQPNSIILAIVTANTDLSTAESLKIAREMDPEGVRTIAVVTKLDLIDKGTIQDTTDLLCGHRIPVKLGIIGVVNRSQKDINNNKSIKETVKSEKEFLKLNYPDIYKNHGNKVLTKKLQDILVRHIKETYPILLKKLNDSKIRLQKQLRILKTPDSKVSFVLDLFNDINKSYCDTILGNKKYISDKIVMGGARIVQIINEEYLEKVYNIDPLLNLSKEQIRIILLNTVGFTNSPFVNLKALEYMIGRQLSNLIAPSLSTVDSVRVEMLKMYDSIDENILQILKRYPRVNSDVRNVLITILDENLTNLKESIISHIETYQTCLNITNPLFLLKLVRSSKVKCNTVDFNGTLHDVLKIIDDDDDYDDDDDNDGSNDADKTIEISKQVKIHKRLTYCYFEFIREILGDFVPKIIQHKMVNLVLDNFELNLNEKVFIPYVLNQSFDEVLVEEDGIVEHRIKVKQLFDAVNKALQNMIDIQCF; encoded by the exons ATGATGGAATCATTGATTCAAATCGTAAACAAGCTACAAGATGTATTTGCTGTGATTGGTGAGCATAAAATTGACTTACCTCAGATTGTTGTCGTCGGATCTCAGAGTTCGGGAAAGACCTCAGTCCTGGAAAGTTTGGTTGGTAAATCTTTTTTACCTCAAGGTATGGGTATTGTAACTCGTGCTCCACTTATACTGCAAATGATTAGGTATTCCAAAGCAGACCTAGAGGAcatgataaaattaacaaataatcataatattaaatattgggCATCTTTTCGTCATAAACCTGGtaaaatttatgataattttaatgaagTAAGATTTGAAATAGAAAATCGGACCAACGTTCTGGCTGGTGCTAACAAAGGCATTACCCATGAGCCAATTGTACTCAAAGTTTTTACTCCTTCATACGATCTTACATTTGTAGATTTGCCTGGTATTACAAAAGTACATGATGAACCTGAAAATATCGACAACCAATTACAAAAgctcatattaaaatatgtgcaacagccaaattcaataattttagctATCGTAACTGCAAATACAGATCTAAGTACGGCGGAAAGTTTAAAAATTGCTAGAGAAATGGATCCAGAAGGTGTAAGGACAATAGCTGTGGTGACTAAACTAGATCTCATTGACAAAGGTACAATTCAAGATACTACTGATCTTCTCTGTGGTCATAGAATTCCTGTGAAACTGGGCATAATTGGAGTGGTCAATAGAAGCCAGAAagatattaacaacaataaatcgATAAAAGAAACGGTAAAAAGTGaaaaagaatttttgaaattaaactaCCCTGATATATACAAAAATCATGGTAACAAAGTGTTAACTAAAAAACTACAAGACATTTTGGTAAGACATATAAAAGAAACTTATCCAATattgctaaaaaaattaaacgactCAAAAATAAGACTACAAAAACagttaagaatattaaaaacaccCGACAGCAAGGTATCGTTTGTACTAGacttatttaatgatataaataagtCATATTGTGACACCATACTgggaaacaaaaaatatatttccgaTAAAATAGTTATGGGTGGTGCTAGAattgtacaaataattaatgaagaatatttagaaaaagtgtataatattgatcCTTTACTCAACTTATCTAAAGAAcagataagaattattttactgAACACAGTCGGATTTACCAACAGTCCATTTGTTAATCTAAAAGCCTTGGAGTATATGATAGGCAGACAGCTGAGTAACCTAATTGCACCATCCTTGTCCACTGTGGACTCTGTACGTGTGGAGATGCTGAAAATGTATGATTCaattgatgaaaatattttacaaatattaaaaagatatCCGAGGGTGAATTCTGAT GTAAGAAATGTCCTTATTACAATTTTGGATGAAAATCTTACAAATTTGAAAGAATCTATAATATCCCACATTGAGACTTACCAGACATGTTTGAATATAACCAACCcattgtttttgttaaaattagtCCGCTCATCTAAAGTTAAGTGCAATACAGTGGATTTTAATGGTACATTACATGATgttcttaaaattattgatgatgatgatgattatgatgatgatgatgataatgatggGTCAAATGACGCAGACAAAACTATTGAAATTTCAAAACAAGTTAAGATACATAAACGCTtaacttattgttattttgaatttatcagaGAAATCTTAGGGGACTTTGTACCAAAgataatacaacataaaatgGTGAATTTAGTTTTGGACAATTTTGAACTTAATTTgaatgaaaaagtttttataccTTACGTATTGAACCAGTCGTTTGATGAAGTATTAGTTGAAGAAGATGGAATTGTAGAACATCGTATAAAAGTTAAGCAGTTATTCGATGCGGTAAATAAAGCATTACAAAATATGATAGATATTCAATGTTtctga
- the LOC132953635 gene encoding cleavage stimulation factor subunit 1-like, producing MYNQAYFSQIILTAYNNITGFPSNQHTGPVTSIKYEPGAKYFVSSSRDGSIKLWDAISNKCVNTFERAHDGSQVCSVTFTRNEKYILSSGKYSVVKLWELSTSRCLIAYTGAGTTGKQVHRAQALFNHTEEYVMFPDEVTTSLCARNSRNASRQQLLSLDHETPLYHFVKVMVID from the exons ATGTATAATCAAGCTTActtttctcaaattattttaactgcaTACAACAACATTACAGGAT TTCCTAGTAATCAGCATACTGGTCCTGTTACATCaataaa gTATGAACCAGGTGCCAAGTATTTTGTGTCTTCTAGTCGAGATGGTTCAATTAAATTGTGGGACGCTATATCTAATAAATGTGTTAACACATTTGAAAGAGCACATGATGGTAGTCAAGTGTGTTCTGTGACATTTACAAGAAATGAAAAg TACATCTTATCATCAGGCAAATATTCTGTAGTGAAACTTTGGGAGTTATCCACTAGTAGATGTCTGATTGCATATACTGGAGCTGGAACAACTG GAAAACAAGTTCATCGTGCACAAGCATTGTTTAATCATACTGAGGAGTATGTCATGTTTCCTGATGAAGTCACTACATCTTTGTGCGCACGGAATTCACGCAATGCTTCTCGGCAGCAACTTTTATCTCTAG ATCATGAAACCCCGCTCTACCACTTTGTAAAAGTTATGGTGATTGATTAA
- the LOC132934643 gene encoding cleavage stimulation factor subunit 1-like, whose amino-acid sequence MRSDINNGKPEMYIKNRDHLYRLNISQLFYDGHSTIASSLAALVNADPPCSPSDRLMSVVTKGLQHETDRQKESKQALNLNPIQQMLIGPGIEFETDVICTALEPPLYETVYVTSHKGACRAGAFSSDGQLIAIGSSDASKFLMLKECWLKHIILAVLIIKNDRGIQ is encoded by the exons ATGAGGAGTGATATAAATAATGGCAAACCTGAAATGTATATTAAGAATAGAGATCATTTATACAGACTAAACATAAG TCAACTCTTTTATGATGGTCATTCCACAATTGCTTCAAGCTTAGCTGCCCTAGTAAACGCTGATCCACCTTGTTCTCCATCGGATCGACTCATGAGTGTAGTGACAAAAGGTTTACAACATGAAACCGACAGACAAAAAGAATCTAAACAAGCATTAAACTTAAATCCAATTCAGCAAATGTTAATTGGACCAGGCATTG AATTTGAAACTGATGTTATTTGTACTGCTCTTGAACCACCGCTGTATGAAACTGTATATGTAACGTCCCACAAAGGAGCCTGTAGGGCTGGTGCATTTAGTTCTGATGGTCAGTTAATCGCAATAGGAAGCAGTGATGCAtcaaa atTTTTGATGTTGAAAGAATGCTGGCTAAAGCACATAATATTGGCAGTACTGATAATCAAGAATGACAGGGGCATCCAGTAA